In the genome of Campylobacter concisus, one region contains:
- the speA gene encoding biosynthetic arginine decarboxylase, which yields MNDFGLSIWGNSNFIIEDGKVCINAASKPAIIDIVKEIRDDGYRGPLLLRFPHLIQKQIEQIHASFAKAKKEFAYKGSFNAVFPLKVNQYPGFVKNLVHLGKPYNYGLEAGSKAELLLTMAYNNEKAPITVNGFKDKEMINIGFIAAEMGHNITLTIEGLNELEAIIAIAKERFKPKPKIGLRVRLHSTGSGLWAKSGGIHSKFGLTSTELIEAVKMLKKANLLENFTMIHFHIGSQISEIHPLKKALIEAGNIYAELRKMGASNLKAINLGGGLAIEYSQFKEESSRNYTLNEYANDVVYMLKTISEQKKEIEPDIFIESGRYIAASHALLVAPVLELFSQEYTEEKLNLKKNNPNLITELVDLYKSIKPSNALEYLHDAIHHTESILTLFDLGYVDLQDRSNAEVLLRLISKKAVVMLGNKSNSSDLTKIQKEVQERYLLNFSIFQSLPDFWGLKQNFPIMPLDRLDERPTLPASIWDITCDSDGEISYDDEKNPLLLHDVDVEKEDYFLGFFLVGAYQEVIGMKHNLFTHPTEATIELSNDGYKITNLLESQSILDIMEDMDYDIYEIQDTLNERLVKSTLINETQKKQILGELYLFLNDNSYLKTIN from the coding sequence ATGAATGATTTTGGACTTAGCATTTGGGGCAATTCAAATTTTATTATAGAAGATGGCAAAGTCTGTATAAATGCAGCCAGCAAACCAGCGATCATCGACATCGTAAAAGAGATAAGAGACGACGGATATAGAGGGCCACTACTGCTTCGCTTTCCACACCTTATCCAAAAGCAGATTGAGCAGATCCACGCAAGCTTTGCGAAAGCAAAGAAAGAATTTGCCTACAAAGGCAGCTTTAATGCCGTATTTCCACTTAAAGTGAATCAATATCCTGGCTTTGTAAAAAATTTAGTGCACCTTGGCAAGCCCTACAACTACGGCCTTGAAGCTGGCAGTAAGGCTGAGCTACTTTTAACTATGGCTTACAATAACGAAAAAGCTCCAATAACCGTAAATGGCTTTAAAGATAAAGAGATGATAAATATAGGCTTTATCGCCGCTGAGATGGGACACAACATCACGCTAACGATCGAGGGCTTAAACGAGCTTGAAGCGATAATCGCCATCGCAAAAGAGCGCTTCAAACCAAAACCAAAGATCGGACTTAGAGTAAGACTACACTCTACAGGATCGGGTCTTTGGGCAAAGAGTGGTGGCATACACTCTAAATTTGGCCTAACATCAACAGAGCTAATAGAAGCTGTAAAGATGCTAAAAAAGGCAAATTTACTCGAAAATTTCACGATGATACACTTTCACATCGGCTCTCAAATAAGCGAAATTCACCCGCTCAAAAAAGCACTCATCGAAGCTGGCAATATCTACGCTGAGCTTAGAAAAATGGGTGCCTCAAATTTAAAAGCGATAAATTTAGGTGGTGGCCTTGCGATCGAGTACTCGCAGTTTAAAGAAGAAAGCAGCAGAAACTATACTCTAAACGAATATGCAAACGACGTTGTTTATATGCTCAAAACCATAAGCGAGCAAAAAAAGGAGATCGAGCCAGATATTTTTATAGAGTCAGGCCGCTACATCGCCGCTTCTCACGCGCTTTTGGTCGCCCCTGTGCTTGAGCTATTTTCTCAAGAATACACCGAAGAGAAGCTAAATTTAAAGAAAAATAATCCAAATTTAATAACCGAGCTAGTTGATCTTTACAAGTCAATCAAGCCTTCAAACGCCCTAGAATACCTACACGACGCCATTCACCACACCGAGAGCATCCTCACACTTTTTGACCTAGGCTATGTCGATCTGCAAGATAGATCAAACGCAGAGGTGCTTTTAAGGCTCATTAGCAAAAAAGCTGTCGTGATGCTTGGCAACAAGAGCAACTCAAGCGATCTAACTAAAATTCAAAAAGAAGTGCAAGAGAGATACTTGCTAAATTTCTCTATTTTTCAAAGCTTGCCAGACTTTTGGGGTCTAAAGCAAAATTTCCCTATCATGCCACTTGATAGGCTCGATGAGCGCCCTACTCTGCCAGCTTCGATCTGGGATATCACCTGCGATAGCGACGGCGAGATCAGCTATGATGACGAGAAAAACCCACTACTTTTGCACGACGTGGATGTGGAAAAAGAAGATTATTTCTTGGGATTTTTCCTAGTTGGCGCATATCAAGAGGTGATCGGCATGAAACACAACCTCTTCACCCATCCGACAGAAGCCACGATAGAGCTTTCAAATGATGGCTACAAGATCACAAATTTACTTGAGAGCCAGTCTATTTTAGACATTATGGAAGACATGGACTATGATATCTACGAGATCCAAGACACCCTAAACGAGCGCTTAGTAAAATCAACTTTGATAAACGAAACACAAAAGAAGCAAATTTTAGGCGAACTTTATCTATTTTTAAATGATAATAGCTACTTAAAGACAATCAACTAA
- the hisS gene encoding histidine--tRNA ligase, which translates to MITALRGMKDMLPARAKLYARIIKTCEEVAKNYGYEQILTPHLEETALFKRSVGESSDIVGKEMYQFEDKGGNDVCLRPEGTAGVVRAFIEAKLDRANVTKRCFYHGSMFRYERPQKGRLREFHQFGCECFGEGSVYEDASIILMVSEIFNRLNIKTTLKINSLGDESSMKSYKEKLVKFLDENDDRICEDCKRRKLLNPIRVLDCKVESCQEIYKNAPVITDSLSDKAQADFEKLQEILTANGVKFEIDTKLVRGLDYYCKTAFEFISNEIGSQSAVAGGGRYDRLVEYLGGRASYGVGFAMGVERIMEILGEAEDERAGIYLCALDATNLDFIYALGSKLRKKYQVEISYEAKKLQKHMQNADNKNAKIFLCVGENEMKENKIWYKNLETKDEKTINLDELEKELG; encoded by the coding sequence ATGATAACGGCACTTCGTGGCATGAAAGATATGCTTCCAGCTCGCGCTAAACTTTACGCACGGATAATCAAAACCTGCGAGGAAGTCGCAAAAAACTACGGATATGAGCAAATTTTGACCCCACACCTCGAGGAGACAGCACTTTTTAAAAGAAGTGTCGGCGAGAGCAGTGACATTGTTGGCAAAGAGATGTATCAGTTTGAAGACAAAGGCGGCAACGACGTTTGCTTGCGTCCTGAGGGCACAGCTGGCGTGGTTAGAGCCTTTATCGAGGCAAAACTTGACAGGGCAAATGTGACAAAGCGCTGCTTTTATCACGGCTCGATGTTTCGCTACGAACGCCCACAAAAAGGCCGTTTGAGAGAATTTCACCAGTTTGGCTGTGAGTGCTTTGGCGAGGGCAGCGTCTATGAGGATGCGAGCATTATCTTGATGGTGAGCGAAATTTTTAACAGACTAAACATAAAAACAACCCTAAAAATAAACTCCCTTGGCGACGAGAGCTCGATGAAGTCTTACAAAGAAAAGCTCGTTAAATTTTTAGATGAAAATGACGACAGAATTTGCGAGGACTGTAAAAGACGCAAGCTTTTAAATCCTATCCGCGTGCTTGACTGCAAGGTTGAGAGTTGCCAAGAAATTTATAAAAATGCCCCAGTTATCACTGATAGCTTAAGCGATAAGGCGCAGGCTGACTTTGAAAAACTGCAAGAAATTTTAACGGCAAATGGCGTTAAATTTGAGATAGACACTAAGCTTGTTCGTGGGCTAGACTACTACTGCAAGACGGCTTTTGAGTTTATCAGCAATGAGATAGGCTCACAAAGCGCAGTCGCGGGCGGAGGCAGATACGACAGGCTCGTAGAGTACCTTGGCGGTAGAGCAAGTTATGGCGTTGGATTTGCGATGGGCGTTGAGAGGATAATGGAAATTTTAGGTGAAGCTGAGGATGAGCGAGCTGGAATTTATCTTTGTGCGCTTGATGCGACGAATTTAGACTTTATCTATGCGCTTGGCTCAAAGCTTCGCAAAAAATATCAGGTTGAAATTTCTTATGAAGCTAAAAAGCTTCAAAAACATATGCAAAATGCCGACAATAAAAATGCAAAAATTTTCCTTTGCGTGGGCGAAAACGAGATGAAAGAGAATAAAATTTGGTATAAAAATTTAGAGACCAAAGATGAAAAAACGATAAATTTAGATGAGCTTGAAAAGGAGCTGGGATGA
- the tmk gene encoding dTMP kinase translates to MYVLFEGIDGVGKSTQIEILASKFSDAIVTKEPGGTQLGENLREILLSSSIKIGKRAEILLFLADRAEHFEKLVAPNLGKLILSDRGFISGIAYALANDENLDENVLLELNKFALNDKFADKIVFFEASHELISSRLKSRGTSDKIEARGLEYLLKVQSLMKQILIKNGFETLFIDASKSIELISKEIENFINFK, encoded by the coding sequence ATGTATGTTTTGTTTGAGGGCATTGACGGCGTTGGCAAGAGCACGCAGATAGAAATTTTAGCTTCTAAATTTAGTGATGCCATCGTCACAAAAGAGCCAGGTGGCACGCAGCTTGGTGAAAATTTACGAGAAATTTTACTAAGCTCAAGCATAAAAATAGGCAAAAGGGCTGAAATTTTACTTTTTTTAGCTGACAGGGCTGAGCATTTTGAAAAGCTAGTCGCTCCAAATTTAGGCAAACTGATTTTAAGCGACAGAGGCTTTATCTCTGGCATCGCCTACGCTTTGGCAAATGATGAAAACTTAGATGAAAACGTTCTTTTAGAGCTTAATAAATTTGCACTAAATGATAAATTTGCAGACAAAATAGTCTTTTTTGAAGCAAGTCATGAGCTTATAAGCTCGCGCCTAAAAAGTAGAGGCACCAGCGATAAGATCGAGGCTCGCGGGCTAGAGTATCTTTTAAAAGTGCAAAGCCTGATGAAACAAATTCTTATTAAAAATGGCTTTGAGACGCTTTTTATAGACGCATCTAAAAGCATAGAGCTAATTTCAAAAGAGATAGAAAATTTTATAAATTTTAAGTAA
- the coaD gene encoding pantetheine-phosphate adenylyltransferase, producing MKKSCIYPGTFDPITNGHLDVIIRATKIFDKVIVAVAKSDSKQPMFAHEKRIEMAKEAVCELKNVSVLGFDNLLVDFAKSHGINTVIRGLRAVSDFEYELQIGYANAALWDEFETVYLMPSLNNAFISSSIVRSVLRHDGDVSNLVPAKILKNLKA from the coding sequence TTGAAAAAATCTTGCATCTATCCAGGGACCTTTGACCCCATAACAAACGGCCATTTGGACGTTATCATAAGAGCTACAAAAATTTTTGACAAGGTAATCGTCGCAGTCGCAAAAAGTGACAGCAAACAGCCGATGTTCGCACATGAAAAGCGCATAGAGATGGCAAAAGAGGCAGTTTGTGAGCTAAAAAACGTAAGCGTTCTTGGCTTTGATAACTTACTTGTTGATTTTGCTAAATCACACGGTATAAACACCGTCATCAGGGGACTCCGCGCGGTTAGTGACTTTGAGTATGAGCTACAAATCGGCTACGCAAACGCTGCACTTTGGGACGAATTTGAGACGGTTTATCTTATGCCAAGCTTAAATAACGCCTTCATCTCAAGCTCGATCGTCCGCTCAGTCTTGCGCCACGACGGCGATGTGAGCAACCTAGTGCCAGCAAAAATTCTTAAAAATTTAAAGGCGTAA